In Sphingobacterium sp. R2, the genomic stretch TAACTTCGATGATGCGATTGCTTTTCTCTTCGATGATGCCTCGCATGACCTGGGCTCCATATAGAAATAATGATAGATAGACTAAGATAGCCAAAGCAACGCCCAGACCCATCGCGATGGCGGTATTGCTGTTCTTTTCTTCACCGTCGGCTGTTATTTCTTTGGCATCAATGGCCACTTTAGGTTTAATCGATTGGATGATGTTTAGGTCGATACCCCTGGCTTTATATTCCTTTTCACGGATGATTTCTTCCAGTTGCTCAGTAATGATCTCCTGTGTGACAAAACTGGTCTTTCCGCTCGTAATAAGCTCCGCTTTTTGGCTGGATAAAATGTCTTTGGGAATATAAAGAATCGACTGTTTTGCTTCACTTTTGGCAAGCTGCGCTTTTTGTGCTTGGAGACTGAGTGTGCTAACTGTATAACTTACATTTTTATTATTTTGGAGTTTGCTTGCAAAGTCGCCTTGTTCATCTAAGACAAAGACTTCGCTGTGCGAATCTTTAAAGCTCTTTTTGGTGAGATAAAACATGCCTGCATATAGGGCGAAGAAAAATAGTGGCACGGCAAAGGTCATGACAATAAAGGATTTTTTCTTGACTCTAGACAGGTACTCTCTTTGGATAATTAGTAGTATTTTATGCATGATTGTTGACTATTGGTGAGGCTTGGGTAACTTTTTGAATAAAAATATCGGCCATGGAGGGGACGATTTCGATGAGTTGATTGAGCTGTATACGGGGTATTAAATGCATTAACACTTCATTGATATGAATATTGTTATTTAACTGAATTGTAGTGGTATATGTTTTGTCGATCATTTTTGTGTCAATGACTTCAAACTGGGGGTTATGGGACAGAAGAAAATTATCTTCGGCTGTTGTATATTCTAGTTTATAGGTGTGATTACGGTATTCTTTTTTAATGGTTTGCACAGCACCATCCAATATTTTTTTTGATCGGTTGATCAGGGCTATATTATCACAGAGTTCTTCTACGGTTTCCATTCGGTGCGTGGAGAAGATGATGGTTGCACCTTCTTGATTCAAACGGAGTATCTGTTCTTTTATGATATTGGCATTGACCGGGTCGAATCCCGAAAAGGGTTCATCCAGGATGATCAATTGTGGTTGATGGATGACTGTAGCAACAAATTGTACTTTCTGCTGCATTCCCTTGCTGAGATCTTCTATTTTTTTGTCCCACCAGGAGGTGATGTCCAAACGTTCGCACCAATTTTGAATGCGCAGCAGTGCTTCTTTTTTTGAAAGTCCTTTCAGTTGTGCCAAATACAGCATTTGATCGCCAATTTTCATTTTTTTGTATAACCCGCGCTCTTCTGGTAAATAACCGATTTGTGCAATATGCTTAGGGCCCAAAATCTCGCCATTAAACAATATTTCACCCGAATCGGGGGCTGTAATTTGGTTTATAATACGGATTAGTGAAGTTTTTCCGGCACCGTTCGGCCCCAGTAGTCCAAAAATTTTTCCCTTGGGAATTTGAATGGAAACATCGTCCAATGCGCGGTGATTGGCGTAATCTTTGGTGACATGATTGATTTCGAGTAACATGTATTGAAGGTTTAATTTTAATTCTTACGTTAAGTTTGATAAAGCTTGCTATCGCTTAATGACTGATTGCTATTGATAGGTTAGTATCATTTTCCGCTGAATTGTTACAGCACTGTAGAAAAATTTGTTTTGAGCGTTTTTTTAATCTTACACGTATACCGGCTTCTTGTATTGGCACGATGGTAAATATTGCGCTTGCGATGTGACTGCTTTGGCAGTGGCGTAGTCATTTAGACAGTTGCTTGAGTGGAAAGTTAGAAATAATTGCGCACATTTTGTTCCTCATCTTACAAAATGGGAAATAAAGCTTTTTTATGGGATAGAAGCTGTACAAATCTTGTCAAAGGGATTGATTTAACGTACCTTTGCTCCATGGAAGTGAAAAAAGCCGAATTCGTGTGTAGTAACACGAGAGTTGACAAATTACCAGCACCAACTTTGCCGGAGTATGCTTTTATCGGACGTTCGAATGTCGGTAAATCATCATTGATTAATGCGATGACCAACAAAAAAGGACTTGCCAAAACCTCTCAAAAGCCAGGTAAGACCCAGTTGATCAATCATTTTATCATCGACGACACGTGGTATCTGGTGGATTTGCCAGGATATGGTTTTGCCAAAGCCTCAAAGACGAGTCGTAATGAATGGGAAAAGTTCATCCGCAGATACTTAACTCATCGGGATAATTTGCAATGCGTTTTCGTGTTGGTGGATAGCCGGCATGAACCACAAAAGATCGACCTGGATTTCTGCTATTGGCTTGGAGAATGCGGGTTGCCTTTTATGTTGGTTTTCACCAAGGCCGACAAGCAATCGGCAGTGAAATCCGATGCTAATGTTGCGAAGTTTAAAAAATCATTGCTACAATGGTTTGAGGAGGTCCCACAGATTTTCCTGACCTCGGCGGAAAAGAAAATAGGACATGAGCCTATTTTGGACGCTATTGCTGAAGTTAATAGCCGATTTGTTCCTCCTGAGCTGGATGGAAACGGACAGTTCCAGCCTAGATTTTAAGTTCGGATGAAAAAATATTTGTCTTTAGTTTTATTCGCCCACAGTGTATTTGCATTGCCATTTGCCTTTATCGGCTTTTTTTTGGCACTGCATACAACGGAATATGCCTTTTCGTGGAAATTATTAGTACTGATGCTTGTATGCATGGTAACGGCTCGTAATGCCGCTATGGCGTTCAATCGCTATCTGGATAGAGATATTGATGCGATAAATCCAAGGACGGCCATGCGTGATATTCCTTCAGGAAAGATTTCAGCGAATAATGCGCTGGTCTTTACACTTGTAAATTGCCTCATTTTTATAGGGGCGACGTATTTTATTAATTCTCTCTGTTTTATGCTGTCGCCAGTAGCGCTTTTTGTGGTACTTTTCTATTCTTACACGAAGCGTATAACACCGTTATGTCACCTTGTGTTGGGGGCTGGGCTGGGATTGGCGCCAATAGGCGCCTATATGGTGATTACCGGGCAGTTTGCAACAGTGCCAGTGCTTTATGGCTTTGCCGTGCTGACCTGGGTAAGTGGATTTGATATTATATATGCACTGCAGGATGAAGTGTTTGATCGGGAAAACCAGCTCAATTCTATACCGGTTTGGTTAGGGACGAAAGGTGCCATGCGCGTTTCGGAATGCCTACATGTGTTTTCTTTTATTTTTATTTTAATACCCGCATTTCTGATGCCGGTGGGCTGGATTTATTATTTAGGGGTGGTCTTTTACGGTGCCTTGCTGATTTACCAGCATACCCTGTTTTCATCGACTAATTTAAGTCGGGTTAATCGGGACTTTATGACAACCAATGGTTATGCCTCCGTGATTTTTGCGGTTTTCTATCTCTTGGATATCTGGCTGATCAAATAAACGTTTTAGCAAAAATAATAAAGGCTTTAGGAATTCCTAAAGCCTTTATTATTTTTGCGTCTAAACCAACACACATGATATGAAGAAAAGTATTCTTTTTGCCGCGATTTTAGGTATTTCATTAACATCACGGGCACAAAAGCGGCCGACTTATGTGATTCAATATAACCAAAGTTTCAATGGAAATGCAGCTGCCCATCAGAATGCCATTCTGGTTTATGCAAACGAGAAAGAGACGTTCGTCAGTTCAGAGAAAGAAATGCAGGGACTGTTGCAAGCACCCTACGAACGGGTTGTCGTGGATCGTTCCGGAGGTAATGCCTTACTTAAAATTGCTAAACTCAAAGACGGGTCAATCATTTTAACCAAAGATTCACTCGCGCTTTCGAAGCAAAAATTTAACACGACAGACGTGACTAAAACGATCTTGGGCTATCCGTGCAAAAAAGTTGAGACCAGCATCAATTCCAATAAAATAGAAGTTTGGTACACGGATAAATTAGGGGTAAAGGGTGCGCCGACGGAACTTGGTCAGAACCTTGGTTTGGTACTTGAGGTAATCCGTAATGGGAATACACGGACTTTTGCCACCAGAGTTGAAAAAGTAAAGACGATACCGGATCAACTGCGGCTAAAAGGAAATGAAAAATTGTACGATGAACTCGCTTATAAAGATCTGATCTGGAAGAATCGTTTTGTCCAAATACCTGTTTTTCGGAAGGAACGCATACGTTTTTCAGATGATGTAAAGTCGGATTCTATTTTGCGTTTTGCCAATGGAACTGTGTTGGTGAAAAAGGTGAGAATCCCAAAAATAAAGACCAGTGACAATGTATTTGTGCAGTTGGTGGAACAATCAAAAGGTGATGCCTATGATCGCACCGGTTCAGTTTTTATCATCCCGACCAATAAAGCGCAGAGCTTTTTGGATGGGATGAAAAATGGCGTGGGCACCCTGCCGAAGTATGAGAATGGAAATGGTAAAGCTTATCAAGGTGTTGTGAAAACAGCTTCGTTTGAACCCATTGTGGAATTGATGCGTTTCTTTACACCCTTTGGTGTTAAGCAATTTAACTATCTTCAGTTAAAGGATAAGGTTTGGCAGGACTCGGTGCTGTACCGTCAAGATGTATCTGAATTAGCAGGTATGCTAAGCGGACAGGAGGTTTATGTGGGGGCCTTTATTGGTAACTATGATAAAGAGGGACATGAAGTGAGCGTTGAGTTGACGATACATCCTGGCTTCGATGCTGCGTCACAGGGCAATCTGAAAAAGACGATGTCTTTATTTACGACGACCAATGTCATGGAAATGGGAGGTCAGGAGTATGGATCTATGTTCGATGAGGAGAAGGGCTTGAGAGTATCCTTTCATTTGGACCAAGACGCTAAAAATGTGCAATTACGCTATATTACCACTGGTCATGGGGGCTGGGGTAACGGTGATGAATTTGTGCCTAAGGAAAACCGTATTTTCCTCAACGATTCGCTGCTTTTTAAATATACACCTTGGCGCAACGATTGCGGGTCTTATCGATTGTTTAATCCAGCTTCAGGCAATTTTGCTTCCGGCTTGTCTTCCTCTGATCTGAGCCGTTCCAATTGGTGTCCGGGTACCTTAACGCCACCCATTTACATCGACTTGGGCGATTTAAAAGCGGGCGACCACACGATGCAGGTACAGATTCCACAAGGAGCTCCTGAAGGAACGAGTTTTAGTAGCTGGAATGTAACGGGTACTTTGTTATTCGATTAATGATTTTTTCATCGCTGTCATGTGCCATCGTATGGGGATACATGACAGCGATATTCCCTCATTTTTATTACAAGGATTAAAGAGGATAAGCGGTCTCGCTTTTAGTTTCCGATAATACAAAGTAGGTCTGTACGGTGTTCACTTGAGGTAATACCGCCAGACGATGTCGCAAAAAAATATGGTAGGCATCCATATCTTTGGTGGCGATACGCAACATAAAGTCGTAAGAACCCGCCATTTGGTAGCATTCCATCACCTCGGGAAATTTAGCTACTTCTTTTTCGAATTCATTCAACACTTCAAATGTATGTGCTTTAAGAAAGACCTGAGAAAATGAAATCAGCCCAATACCAATCTTATGACGGTCTAAAATAGCGACCGTTTTTTTAATATAGCCTAAACGCTTAAGTTTTCGAACGCGTTCGTGAACGGCTGCGATAGATTTATTGAGTTCAAAAGATAGCGCTTTGTTGCTCAGTGATGCATCCTGTTGTAGAAGACGTAATAATTTTACATCGATTTCATCTAATTCCATAATCTGAATATTTTCGGTACTGCTGTAAAAATACACTATTGTTCTGTATTATTTACTGTTCTTAATGTAGTTTTACTTAATTTTTATCGAAATTAAAGTTATATATTGAATATTATCTTGTCAATAGTCAATTTTGCAACACAATAATCATTTATTAAAAATGGCTGAACAAGAATTATTAAGCGCGTGTTTGTCGCCTACGTTGGACAGGAGATTCAAACATCTGTGGAGATTGGTAGGTAATACGCCTATGTTGGAATTGCAGTATACTTATGGCGGTAAACCAGGGCGAATTTTCGTAAAATGTGAAAACTACAATCTAACGGGCAGCATAAAGGATAGGATGGCGCTGTATATTTTGTATAAAGCGTATATGAATTGTCAAATCCGCCCCAGTGATGTGGTGATTGAAGCGACAAGTGGGAACACCGGGATTGCGTTTTCAGCAATCGGTAAGGCGCTTGGTCATCAAGTAAAGATTATTATGCCAAACTGGCTGAGTAAGGAGCGTACTGATATTATCCGCAGTATGGGTTCCGATATTCAATTGATAAGCAAAGAAGAAGGAGGCTTTTTAGGTAGTATCCGTTTAAGTGAGGAGCTTGCTTCAAAAGGTGGAGTTTTTCTGCCAAGACAATTCGAAAATCAATATAATGCTGAGGCGCATGAGAAAACCACAGGTTACGAGATTGTGAAGCAGCTGGAAGAGCAAGGCTTGGTGGCGGATGCTTTCGTTGCTGGTGTAGGAACGGGTGGTACGGTTATGGGGGTAGGCCGTAGCTTAAGAAAGGTCAATCCAAATGTCCGCGTTCATCCATTGGAGCCCGCAGAAAGTCCGACATTAACCACAGGGCATAAGGTTGGATCGCACCGTATCCAGGGAATTTCGGATGAGTTTATCCCAGCGATTGTGGATCTAAATGAACTTGATGCTGTTGTTTGTGCCAACGATGGCGATGCCATTATCATGGCGCAGAAGTTATCGCGCCAATTGGGACTGGCTGTTGGAATCTCCTCAGGTGCAAATGTGATCGGAGCGATTAAATTACAGCGTGAGCTGGGCGATGAAGCAGTTGTCGTGACCCTGCTATGTGATGACAATAAAAAATATCTCAGTACTGATTTAGTGAAAGAGGAACCTGTAAAAGATGGATACCTTTCTACGGATATAGATTTTTCAGGTTTTCAACCAATCTGCAGATTGCCAAATCCAGTATTTGGTGCTTAAAAAAAGATTTAGTTTCATATGTTTATAGTTAACTCGGGGAGTCTCTAGCTCCTCGGGTTTCATTGCTGAAAAACCAATTTAATACCTAAGAATAATACAACATGAAAGTCAATTTCAAACTATTTATCCTCTTGTTGTTCCTGATTGTGCCGCTTGGTATGTTTGCACAGTCTGACACAACAAATTCGATGGAAGGAATCGAATTTACGGACGGCAGCATAAGTCCCGACTCATTATCTTTTGAAGAATCCCCGGATACTGCTTCAGTCCAGGCAGATGCAAATAAGCCGACCACAATGGAGGATGCAGCAGCGGCCAAGCCCGCTGCCGAAGGCAAAAAGTCGTTGTGGAGTATTTTCATAGCGGGACTAGTAGGCGGTTTTGCGGCGTTATTGATGCCGTGTATTTTTCCTATGCTGCCTTTGACAGTGAGTTATTTTACCAAACAGTCGGGAAGTCGTGCAAATGGGATCAGTAAAGCCCTATTATACGGTTTGTTTATTATAGTGATCTATGTGGCTTTGGGGATGCTCATCACGATCTCATTTGGCTCAGATGCCCTCAATGCGCTTTCGACCGACGGTATCTTCAATTTCATCTTCTTTGTACTATTGGTAGGGTTTGCGGCTTCTTTTTTTGGCGCATTTGAAATTACATTACCAAGTTCGTTTGTCAATAAAATGGATGCAAAATCAGACAAAGGTGGTTTAGTGGGCTTATTCTTTATGGCTTTCAGCTTGTCTCTGGTCTCATTTTCCTGTACAGGACCGATTATAGGCACCCTGCTGGTGGAGGCCGCCTCGAAGGGCGAAAGGCTAGGACCAGCGATTGGTATGCTGGGATTCTCTATTGCCTTGGCGATTCCGTTTGGTTTGTTCGCCATGTTTCCTTCTATGCTTAAATCCTTACCGAAATCGGGTGGTTGGTTGAACAGTGTAAAAGTGGTGCTGGGGTTTTTGGAACTCGCTTTAGCGTTAAAATTTTTATCCAATGTCGATTTAGCTTACCACTGGAATTGGTTGGATAGAGAGGTGTTTCTGTCGCTCTGGATTGCTATCTTTGCGCTGATGGGCTTATATTTAATTGGTAAGATCAAATTCTCCCACGACAGTGATCTGAAATTCCTATCAGTTCCGCGGACTATTTTGGCTATTGTTGTATTTTCTTTTGTGGTGTATATGGTGCCAGGTTTGTGGGGTGCGCCTTTAAAATCGATTTCTGCTTTTTTACCACCATCGGCGACACAAGACTTTGATTTGTCTTCTGGTGTAAGCACGACGGCTGCGCATTCGGACGGGAAAATTAAAAAATACGCTGAAATCTTTCATGAGCGGGGGACCCCGAAGGGCTTTGATCCGTATTATGATTATGAACAGGCATTAGCGACGGCTAAAGAATTAAATAAGCCGGTATTAATTGATTTTACGGGTTGGAACTGTGTCAATTGTCGTAAAATGGAAGCGAATGTTTGGACGGACAAAGCGGTGGCCAAATTGTTGAAGGAAGAGTTTGTTATGGCCGAACTTTTCGTTGACGATAAAACAGCATTGGCTACAAACGAACAATTTGTTTCGAAATACAGTGGTAAAAAAATTAATACCATTGGTAAGAAGAACAGCGATTTTCAAGCAGCTACATTCGATAGCAATTCGCAACCGCTGTATGTAATTGTCGATCCAACGGGCAAAAAGCTGGTGCCTCAAAGTGGAGCCAACTATGATGTAGAGGAGTATAAAGCTTTCCTTCAAGGTGGCTTAGATGCCTTTAAACAAAAAAACTAACCCTCGTCATATTCTAATTTTATCCTCCTTGTTGTCACAGACAAGGGGGATTTTTTATTGTTAGTGTTGATTAAAAAGTGGCTGGTTAGGGGCTATTTCGGAATGTGAACAGTAGAATAGGTATGCGGTATTGGAATACGTTACCGAGCGGGTACCAATCTTCACCCCGTCGTTTATAGAGAAATGGGGCGGTTCTGCTAGGTTTAGGTGATGTAATCTTTGGTCAAAAAAAGAAGCCTTGTCCATGCAAATGGATAAGGCTTCTTTGTGTACGATAGATTATGTAAACTATTAGAAGTCAAATCTGACACGAGCACGGATTCCCCAAGCAGGTGCATCGACGTGATCAAGATAATTAAGCCGTTTTACGTAGTCTACGCGCAATATTTTGAAAATGTTGGAAAGACCGATACTGGCTTCCATATAAGGTTGTGATCCGAAGGTGTAAGAGCTTTGTACACCATCCGAATTGTGCTGCCAGGTAAATACTTTTGAACCATAATTAGGGTCGTCAGGATTGTTTTCTTTGCGCAATCCGCCATATACCCCCTTGAAACTGAATACCTCGCGTAATTTAAGTCTTTTGATCAACGGAATCTTATTCAAAAGAAAACCATTCATGTAGTACTGTACATTTAATGATGCGTTATGGTCACTGACAAACTCAAGGAAGTTCATCAGGTTATACGAATTCAATTGATAGGCATAAGTCTGGTTGGCGCGGTGAATTGTTAAGAAAGGGAATGGAATTTCTTTTCCTGCGATATAATTCCCCTCAGCTGTGACGTCTGCAAATCCAAACTGACTAAAATAGAAGCGCTTGAATGCGCTTACATTGAAGTTGTGGTAATTATACTCACCTTTAGCCAGGCCTTTAATTCCCGCGGTATAGTTGAATGTAAAGATCGGGTATTGATTGAAAATAGGTGTTCTATAAATCTTTCCTTGATAAAACTCTTCGTGAGGGGCATATCTGAAATTAACGGACAATTCTGTTGAATTCAATTCGTTAAATAATCTGCTCTCGTTATTGGCATCAATCATTTGGTAGGTTAAGCTTCCGGCTGGCGTTTGTCTGTTAATATTGAAAGCCGCTCCAACTGCCACGTGATTTAAAAATTCTTTTTTGTACTCTAAACCATAATTTGTCTCATAGATATATCGATCATTATCCCCGCGTTTGAAAGAGAGCAAAAAGTTGTCTTCTTGAATAAACTCGAGCTTTTGCCCAGGGATTTTGGTGTCTTTTTTATAAGATGCCCTGATGTAGTGCATAGGAAAAGAGTAGACAGATTTGTTATTGAACGCATAGGTTCCACTGAAAAAATATTTCCATTTCTGGTCTTTAAACCCATAAGCAGCATAAGTTTCCGCATAGAAACGCTTGCTTAGCGATTCTGTGGTACGGCCACCGATACGCAAACGGAAACCTTCTACGGGATTGAAACTATAGAACGTATTCACAGGGCCGATTTCAACCGGGCCCGCCTGTTTGTAACCGGAAAGTACCAGCGCGGCGATGTCCATGAATGTACGGAATGAAGGAATCTTTTGTAAGGTATCAATGTTATGATAGATATTCAATTCGTTTTGCGCCAGGGCAAGTGGGCGCTGTGTTTCAAATAAAGTCTTTGTTGCTTTCTTGTTTTCAACATTATAGGCGATTACCGTTGACGGACCATCATAGATACTGTCAGGTTGTTGTATGCCTACTTTATAATTGTTGTAATCCACTGTCCGGCTGCCGCGGATTCCCATACCCTTCTCCGTTAACGAAAAATCGATACCCAGTGTACTCGTTTTTAAGTAGAAGCGGCTTTTGCTATCTTTCTCAAATTTAAGTTGTATCTGAAGATCACGCACGAAATTTAAGTTGATATCATCAGCAACCGTCATGTTGGCGCCCTGAACAGCATAATTGCCATCCAATGTCACATAGAGTTGGCCTTTGAACAACATATCTGCTTTGTTGCGTGGAAAAAAGCTTAATTCGACTACCCAGGGTTGTACAGTCTTTATGGTATCCGTAATGAAAAACTTATAAAAAGTGGGGGCTGAATTGGCAATTGGACTCAAAAACTGATTAGTAACTAAGGAGATGTTGTTATCATAAATATCGACTTGTTCATAAAGTTTATTGAAGTAAGCTGACAAACCATCGTTATCAATAAATTTAGGATCAAATTGTGCGCGCTGATCCCCTAGAATATACTGTTTAGTTTTGCTTGGATCTTTACGATAATAGACCTTTGAGATCTTTTCCTCGATGAAAGCTGGCAAGACATATTTGTTGGCCGTTTTAGCCGAATCGTCTGTTTCAAAGAGAAATTGATAGTTTTTGAAGATCTTTTTATTGACAAATTTTTCCGAAAGATTACTTAATCCTAAGGACATTTTTTCATACTGGTCATATTGCGCATATTGCTGCCCTGCAAGTCTATTTTTTTCCTTATTCTCAATGACTTTTCGGATCAGTGCAACGGCAGGATTATCTTTGTTGCTATATTTTTTCTTTTTGGCCTTGACAACAACTTCTTCCAGCATATTGTCCTGCTGATCCATTAAAATCTCTTTTGTTTGCGTTGCATCATTCGTTACAAAAGCGTCTTTGCTATCGTACCCAATATAGCTTGCTCTAATTTTTACATAAGATATTGGAAAGACAAGTTTAAATTCACCATTGGCGTTGGTCGATGTCGTGGTTCCGGCAGAAGCTGGAGCACCTACTACAGCGACGGTCGCGTAAGGTATAGGACTCTTGGTCTTTGCATCTTTAACGATACCGGTAACAGTTTTATTTTGGGCAAGGGCCAAAGATACCGTTAGCACGAGTGTTATCGAAAAAAAGAGTTTAGTTATGAAGGTCTTTGCGTCTATGTTAGCTCTCATTATATTGCTATAATCTTGAAAATTCAAAATTGTTTTCTTGTTCCAACTTTATTTTTGACTTTATAGGTATTAAAATCAAAAAATCAGTGAACAAAGGAAATAAAAAATTAAGAATAATTAAAATTTTATTGTAATATAATAGCAGTAACTAGTTGCGTACTTTTTTGGTGTAAAATATTGTTTACTAGTCGTTTATATAAAATTATTGATTTAAGGCACTAATTTTAATACTGGATTTTGACTTGGCGATGATTTTCTGCCGTCTTATTTATTGACTTTTGTAACGATATAGTCAGTCCTGTTAAAAATCAGGGTCAATTTCGAAGGTCATTTCCTGCTTTGAACTGGGGTGAATAAAAGTAATAGAAGCGGCGTGCAAATGTAGTCTATTGGCTTTTCTGCCATACAGATCGTCTCCGACGATAGGCGTGTTTAATCCCTTTGGGTGCACAGCATGCATGCGAAGTTGGTGGGTTCGGCCTGTCAGCGGATAGAATCTAACTCTTGTCTTATTATTTTCGACGGCCATTTTTTCCCATTTTGTCTGTGCCGGTTTGCCGTAGGTATAGCAGACCATTTGTCGGGGCCTATCTGCTAAGTCAACGCGCAGTGGTAGATCGATTAAGCCCGAATTCGCTTCAATAGTGCCATCGAGCAGAGCGATATATGTTTTCTTGATGGTGTGCTGTATAAATTGATCTTGAATGAATTTATGGGAAGCTTTGTTTTTGGCAACTATCAGCAAGCCGGATGTGGACATATCCAAGCGGTGGATAATAATCGGACCTGCTTCAGGATAGCGTTGGAGAACGCGATTGTAGACTGAATCCTTAACATATATGCCAGGTACAGACAGAAATTCAGCTGGTTTATTGATAATGATGATATCTTCATCTTCGTAAATTTGAGGAAGTTCTATCGCCAAGGTAGTTTCCTGCTGCATGGGATTAGGGTCTACGACCATGCCTTCGAGCATATATCCTAAAATTGGTTCACATTTTTTGCGGCAGGCAGGGTAGTAGTTTTTGTGTCTGCGTATTTCGGAGGCAGGGGAACAGCCCCACCAAAATTCGGCTAATGCGACCGGTGTCATCTTGTTTTCATAGGCATATTGCAAAAGCTTAGGTGCGGCACATTCCCCTGACCCAGCTGGGGGCGTTGTGTTGTCAAATTCTTGGAACACATCCACGACATTTTTGCGTTGCCCTTTTGCATTAAGAAAATTGTATTGTTCAAAAAGTTGTTTTTGGAGGTTGCCCGAGCGTATTTTTCGCTCTTCTTTAAGGGAGACAATTGTCGATAGCAGTTCTTGCAGGTGATCGCTCTCTTGTTTCATGGCGATATGCATTTCATACTGAAAGCGCTGAAGCTGTTGTTTGTCTTTTAAACTCTGGCGCTGCATATCTTCCATGAGTAATGCATAATCTGCATCCGATAAACTAGGTTTTAATAGGGTGCGTGTTTCTTTTCGGTTCTTCTTTTGCACTCTTAATTTCGATTTAAGCGCATTAAGTGACTTCCCCCATTCACTTTTTAACAGGTCAAGTTTACGCTTGGCATCTTCCAGCTCGGCACTTGTTTCGAGGTTTTCAATTTTTCGGTTCAGTGCATTGAGATGTACTTCTTCGTTTAGAAAAAAGCTGTTATCTTCTAGCATATCGAAAATTGGTGGTACAAAATGCTGGTTTTTATTGCTTCCAGCCAACTTACCGGAAACAGCGGCGAGATATCCAAGTTGTTCATCTTGGGCTTTAAC encodes the following:
- a CDS encoding PNGase F N-terminal domain-containing protein, with the translated sequence MKKSILFAAILGISLTSRAQKRPTYVIQYNQSFNGNAAAHQNAILVYANEKETFVSSEKEMQGLLQAPYERVVVDRSGGNALLKIAKLKDGSIILTKDSLALSKQKFNTTDVTKTILGYPCKKVETSINSNKIEVWYTDKLGVKGAPTELGQNLGLVLEVIRNGNTRTFATRVEKVKTIPDQLRLKGNEKLYDELAYKDLIWKNRFVQIPVFRKERIRFSDDVKSDSILRFANGTVLVKKVRIPKIKTSDNVFVQLVEQSKGDAYDRTGSVFIIPTNKAQSFLDGMKNGVGTLPKYENGNGKAYQGVVKTASFEPIVELMRFFTPFGVKQFNYLQLKDKVWQDSVLYRQDVSELAGMLSGQEVYVGAFIGNYDKEGHEVSVELTIHPGFDAASQGNLKKTMSLFTTTNVMEMGGQEYGSMFDEEKGLRVSFHLDQDAKNVQLRYITTGHGGWGNGDEFVPKENRIFLNDSLLFKYTPWRNDCGSYRLFNPASGNFASGLSSSDLSRSNWCPGTLTPPIYIDLGDLKAGDHTMQVQIPQGAPEGTSFSSWNVTGTLLFD
- a CDS encoding ABC transporter ATP-binding protein codes for the protein MLLEINHVTKDYANHRALDDVSIQIPKGKIFGLLGPNGAGKTSLIRIINQITAPDSGEILFNGEILGPKHIAQIGYLPEERGLYKKMKIGDQMLYLAQLKGLSKKEALLRIQNWCERLDITSWWDKKIEDLSKGMQQKVQFVATVIHQPQLIILDEPFSGFDPVNANIIKEQILRLNQEGATIIFSTHRMETVEELCDNIALINRSKKILDGAVQTIKKEYRNHTYKLEYTTAEDNFLLSHNPQFEVIDTKMIDKTYTTTIQLNNNIHINEVLMHLIPRIQLNQLIEIVPSMADIFIQKVTQASPIVNNHA
- a CDS encoding 4-hydroxybenzoate octaprenyltransferase — protein: MKKYLSLVLFAHSVFALPFAFIGFFLALHTTEYAFSWKLLVLMLVCMVTARNAAMAFNRYLDRDIDAINPRTAMRDIPSGKISANNALVFTLVNCLIFIGATYFINSLCFMLSPVALFVVLFYSYTKRITPLCHLVLGAGLGLAPIGAYMVITGQFATVPVLYGFAVLTWVSGFDIIYALQDEVFDRENQLNSIPVWLGTKGAMRVSECLHVFSFIFILIPAFLMPVGWIYYLGVVFYGALLIYQHTLFSSTNLSRVNRDFMTTNGYASVIFAVFYLLDIWLIK
- the yihA gene encoding ribosome biogenesis GTP-binding protein YihA/YsxC, encoding MEVKKAEFVCSNTRVDKLPAPTLPEYAFIGRSNVGKSSLINAMTNKKGLAKTSQKPGKTQLINHFIIDDTWYLVDLPGYGFAKASKTSRNEWEKFIRRYLTHRDNLQCVFVLVDSRHEPQKIDLDFCYWLGECGLPFMLVFTKADKQSAVKSDANVAKFKKSLLQWFEEVPQIFLTSAEKKIGHEPILDAIAEVNSRFVPPELDGNGQFQPRF
- a CDS encoding Lrp/AsnC family transcriptional regulator, with the translated sequence MMELDEIDVKLLRLLQQDASLSNKALSFELNKSIAAVHERVRKLKRLGYIKKTVAILDRHKIGIGLISFSQVFLKAHTFEVLNEFEKEVAKFPEVMECYQMAGSYDFMLRIATKDMDAYHIFLRHRLAVLPQVNTVQTYFVLSETKSETAYPL
- a CDS encoding PLP-dependent cysteine synthase family protein gives rise to the protein MAEQELLSACLSPTLDRRFKHLWRLVGNTPMLELQYTYGGKPGRIFVKCENYNLTGSIKDRMALYILYKAYMNCQIRPSDVVIEATSGNTGIAFSAIGKALGHQVKIIMPNWLSKERTDIIRSMGSDIQLISKEEGGFLGSIRLSEELASKGGVFLPRQFENQYNAEAHEKTTGYEIVKQLEEQGLVADAFVAGVGTGGTVMGVGRSLRKVNPNVRVHPLEPAESPTLTTGHKVGSHRIQGISDEFIPAIVDLNELDAVVCANDGDAIIMAQKLSRQLGLAVGISSGANVIGAIKLQRELGDEAVVVTLLCDDNKKYLSTDLVKEEPVKDGYLSTDIDFSGFQPICRLPNPVFGA